CGGCGACGTCAAAGTTGATTTCCATGCCGCGCAGCATGGGTCCGGGGTGCATGATGACGGCGTTGTCTTTAAGAGCCGCAGCGCGCTGCTTGCTCAGACCGAACAAGGTGGCGTATTCGCGGTGCGAGGGAAAGAAACCGCCGTTCATGCGCTCTGCTTGCACGCGCAGCATCATGACCACGTCCGCATCACCAAGCTCTGCATCAAAATTGCTGGTGTGGCGCGCCGGCCAGTGCTCCACGCCCCGCGGCAGCAAAGTAGGTGGGGCCACCAAAACAACGTCGGCTCCGAGGGCGTGGAGGAGGTCGACGTTGGAGCGGGCCACACGCGAGTGCAAAACATCGCCGACGATAAGTACCTTGCGGCCCGCAATATCGCCGATGTGTTGGCGCATCGTGAGGGCGTCGAGAAGCGCCTGCGTCGGGTGCTGATGCTGCCCATCGCCCGCGTTGATGATGGAGGTCCCCGGCAGCCACGTGGTCAAAAGCTTCGCCGCGCCCGATGAGGGGTGGCGCATGACCACAGCGTCCGCGCCGATCGCTTCGAGGGTCGCGGCCGTGTCCTTGAGCGATTCACCTTTCTTGACCGATGACGACGAGGCGGAAATGTTGATCACATCCGCGCTCATCCACTTACCTGCAGTTTCAAAAGAGGCGCGGGTGCGGGTGGAGTTTTCATAAAACAAGGTAAAGATGGTGCGTCCGCGTAGCGTGGGCAGCTTCTTAATTTCACGGCCCTCAAGGGCTTCGCGGAAACGCTCAGCCTCGTCGAGAATCCCCTCAATGTCCGCGCGAGTGAGATCCTTGATATCGATGAGGTTTTTCATCTACTCCACCTCCCTGGTCAGGGTCGCTGCGTCCCGCTCGTCGAGCGGGCTGAGGGTAACGTTGACGTCCTCGCCTTTCGACGTCGGAATGTTTTTGCCCACATAATCCGCCCGAATCGGCAGTTCACGGTGGCCCCGGTCAATGAGCACCGCCAGTTGGATTGCGCGGGGGCGGCCGATATCGCGCAAAGAATCCAAAGCGGCACGAATGGTGCGGCCAGAAAACAACACATCGTCGACGAGGATGACGATCGCATCGTCGACGCTTTCCGGGATATGGGTGGGGCGCAGCGCGCGGTGCGGCTTATCGCGCAAATCGTCGCGATACAGCGTGATATCGAGGCTGCCGACAGGTACCTCCACCCCGGAAAACTCGGAAATGGCGGCGGCAATACGCTGAGCCAGCGGAACCCCGCCGGAGGGAACACCAAGCAAAATCACCCGCGGGGCCGCCGGTGAATCCAACGCAGTCTTCTCAATGATCTGATGCGCGATGCGTGCGACAGTTCGCCCGACGTCTTGGGCTGTTAAAAGCTCAACCGTCGCGCGTATCTCCTCACTCATCGAACCTCCTTCCCCGCCTCTCTGTGCGGAATTTAAAGGATGTCTAGTGTTGGGACAATTACCGAGACTAGCACCTCAACGAGATAGGGATGAGCCCATGGGAATTACCTCCACACACACCGTGCCTGCACCACTAGCCGAAACTTGGCAATGGCACACCCGACCTGGGGCGGTAGTGCGTCTCACCCCAAACTTTTTGCCGATGAAAGTCGCCGCACAAGCAGCGTCCCTGGACCAGGGCGTTACCGTCTTTTCCCTTCCTGCCGGCCAAAAATGGGTAGCAAAACACCAGCTCGCCGGCTACGTCGAGGGACGTCAATTCACTGATGAGGTGATTAACCAGCCCTTCGCCGCAGCCACAAGGTGGCGTCACACTCACCGCTTCGAGGCAAAAGGTCAGGACACGGTGATCCGCGACACTATCGACGCCCGTGTGCCGCGCAAAGTCTTAATTCCGGCGCTAACCTACCGGCAAAATCAGCTGAAACAGGACCTTGCTTTCCTTGCGACGCTGCCACGCACCTCACCTTTGACCATTGCGGTGACCGGATCGCACGGCATGGTCGGCACCGCGTTATGCGCTCAACTCGGCACGGCGGGACACACCGTGGTGCGACTTGTGCGAGGTGATGCGGGCCCGGGCGAAAGACAGTGGGATCCACATAACCCCGCCCCCGACCTGTTAGAAGGAGTTGACGCTGTTGCCCACCTGGCGGGCGAACCGATCTTCGGGCGCTTTAGCGCGGACAAGAAGCAAAAAATCCGCGACTCGCGCGTCGAACCTACCCGCAAGTTGGCCCATTTAGCCCAACGATGCGGAGTAGGCACCTTCGTTTCTGCCTCCGCCGTCGGCTACTACGGAACCGATGCCGGCGGCCGCGCCCACCTGGAAAACGACGGCGCAGGCACAGGCTTTCTCGCCGAAGTGTGTGCCGACTGGGAGGAGGCGGCCCACGTCGAAGGGATGCGGGTGGTCACCATCCGCACCGGGCTTGCCCTGTCCGGCGCTGGCGGGTTGCTTCCCGTCCTGCGTGCCTCAGTTTCCGCAGGTTTAGGCGCGCGCTTCGGTGAGGGCAACTTTTGGATGTCGTGGATCGCGGTCGATGACT
The Corynebacterium sp. BD556 genome window above contains:
- a CDS encoding aspartate carbamoyltransferase catalytic subunit; this encodes MKNLIDIKDLTRADIEGILDEAERFREALEGREIKKLPTLRGRTIFTLFYENSTRTRASFETAGKWMSADVINISASSSSVKKGESLKDTAATLEAIGADAVVMRHPSSGAAKLLTTWLPGTSIINAGDGQHQHPTQALLDALTMRQHIGDIAGRKVLIVGDVLHSRVARSNVDLLHALGADVVLVAPPTLLPRGVEHWPARHTSNFDAELGDADVVMMLRVQAERMNGGFFPSHREYATLFGLSKQRAAALKDNAVIMHPGPMLRGMEINFDVADVANSVVLEQVSNGVYTRMAVLFTLLAGEEK
- the pyrR gene encoding bifunctional pyr operon transcriptional regulator/uracil phosphoribosyltransferase PyrR, producing the protein MSEEIRATVELLTAQDVGRTVARIAHQIIEKTALDSPAAPRVILLGVPSGGVPLAQRIAAAISEFSGVEVPVGSLDITLYRDDLRDKPHRALRPTHIPESVDDAIVILVDDVLFSGRTIRAALDSLRDIGRPRAIQLAVLIDRGHRELPIRADYVGKNIPTSKGEDVNVTLSPLDERDAATLTREVE
- a CDS encoding TIGR01777 family oxidoreductase, translated to MKVAAQAASLDQGVTVFSLPAGQKWVAKHQLAGYVEGRQFTDEVINQPFAAATRWRHTHRFEAKGQDTVIRDTIDARVPRKVLIPALTYRQNQLKQDLAFLATLPRTSPLTIAVTGSHGMVGTALCAQLGTAGHTVVRLVRGDAGPGERQWDPHNPAPDLLEGVDAVAHLAGEPIFGRFSADKKQKIRDSRVEPTRKLAHLAQRCGVGTFVSASAVGYYGTDAGGRAHLENDGAGTGFLAEVCADWEEAAHVEGMRVVTIRTGLALSGAGGLLPVLRASVSAGLGARFGEGNFWMSWIAVDDLTDIYTRALLDTTLNGPVNATAPNPVTNAEMSRTLARVLRRPAPFPIPPFGPKLLLGAEGARELALADQKVAPGKITHFRYPTLESALAHELGLEGR